The following are from one region of the Bradyrhizobium sediminis genome:
- a CDS encoding Rieske (2Fe-2S) protein, whose translation MTADLAYAICRMSDIPSQQARGFQLMIVGDDGAKRPWPILVVRWGRQVFGYVNKCPHDGVNLDWERNQFMDPNGIRLMCGKHGSLFELGTGICVDGPCKGRGLTPVALTVLDDDICVTGVTLVEDEEVLPDDEA comes from the coding sequence ATGACGGCTGATTTGGCCTATGCGATCTGCAGGATGAGCGATATCCCCAGCCAGCAGGCGAGGGGCTTTCAGCTGATGATCGTCGGGGACGATGGTGCGAAGCGGCCCTGGCCGATCCTCGTGGTTCGATGGGGCCGTCAGGTCTTCGGTTACGTCAACAAATGCCCGCATGACGGGGTCAATCTGGACTGGGAACGCAATCAGTTCATGGATCCGAACGGCATCCGTCTGATGTGCGGCAAGCACGGATCGTTGTTCGAACTCGGCACCGGCATCTGCGTGGACGGCCCCTGCAAGGGCCGTGGCCTGACACCGGTGGCACTGACCGTGCTGGATGACGACATCTGCGTGACAGGCGTGACGCTGGTCGAGGATGAAGAGGTCCTTCCCGACGACGAAGCGTGA
- a CDS encoding iron-sulfur cluster assembly accessory protein — MINLTDSALNAVRNAISTANKPVDGLRIMVEAGGCAGYKYMLGLVDVVDPDDTVIERDGVRVFVDNKSHEYLAGTTIDFVIALEGSGFTFENPNAKNSCSCGKSFG; from the coding sequence ATGATCAATCTGACCGATAGTGCGCTGAACGCGGTACGCAACGCGATTTCCACGGCAAACAAGCCGGTCGACGGCCTGCGCATCATGGTCGAGGCGGGCGGCTGCGCCGGCTACAAATACATGCTGGGTCTGGTCGACGTGGTCGACCCCGACGACACCGTGATCGAGCGCGACGGCGTGCGCGTCTTCGTCGACAACAAGAGCCACGAATATCTTGCGGGTACGACGATCGACTTCGTGATCGCGCTCGAGGGGTCGGGCTTCACCTTCGAAAACCCGAACGCGAAGAACAGCTGCTCCTGCGGAAAATCGTTCGGTTGA
- a CDS encoding NifU family protein, whose amino-acid sequence MLIETEHLKHLPSADADRAEIIKAVIEEIRPNLQRDGGDCQLIEIDGNKIMVKLTGACVFCKLSSATLEGIQARLVEKLGEFVRLIPVAGAAKARH is encoded by the coding sequence ATGCTGATTGAAACCGAACATCTGAAGCATCTGCCGAGCGCGGACGCCGATCGCGCGGAGATCATCAAGGCGGTAATCGAGGAGATCCGCCCGAACCTGCAGCGGGACGGCGGCGACTGCCAGCTGATCGAGATCGACGGCAACAAGATCATGGTCAAGCTCACCGGCGCCTGCGTGTTCTGCAAGCTGAGCAGCGCCACGCTGGAAGGCATCCAGGCCCGCCTGGTCGAAAAGCTCGGCGAGTTCGTGCGTCTTATTCCCGTTGCCGGAGCTGCCAAGGCGCGGCATTGA
- the nifS gene encoding cysteine desulfurase NifS, with translation MRPIYLDNNATTRADPAVVAAMLPYFSEQFGNASSAHAFGSEVAGAVKQARKSLQALLGSAFDHEIVFTSGGTESDNAAILSALDNQDRRDEIVTTAVEHPAILSLVEYLAASRGIKAHFVGVDSRGRLDIEAYRRALGPRTAIASVMWANNETGALFPVERLAVMAHEAGALFHTDAVQAVGKVPLDLKATAIDMLSLSGHKLHGPKGIGALYLRKGTKFNPLIRGGPQERRRRGGTENVPAIVGLGKAAELALTQMQDEQAGVRALRDRLEYGILKLGNCSVLGDADNRLPNTSNIAFEHLEGEAILHHLNRAGIAASLGSACASGSMEPSHVLRAMNVPMAALRGAIRFSLSRDNTIDDVVCVLNLLPEIIARLRASSPSWQERAHITANPSRSTELTS, from the coding sequence GTGCGGCCGATCTATCTCGACAACAATGCGACGACGCGCGCGGATCCTGCCGTCGTCGCAGCCATGCTGCCGTATTTCTCGGAGCAGTTCGGAAATGCCTCGTCGGCGCACGCCTTCGGCAGTGAGGTGGCGGGGGCGGTGAAGCAGGCGCGCAAGAGCTTGCAGGCGCTGCTCGGTTCGGCCTTCGACCACGAAATCGTATTCACTTCTGGCGGTACCGAATCCGACAACGCCGCCATTCTGTCGGCCCTCGACAATCAGGACCGCCGTGACGAGATCGTCACGACCGCCGTCGAGCATCCTGCCATCCTGTCGCTGGTGGAATACCTCGCGGCGTCGCGCGGCATCAAAGCGCATTTCGTCGGGGTCGATTCGCGGGGTCGGCTGGATATCGAAGCCTATCGGCGCGCGCTCGGCCCGCGCACCGCGATCGCCTCGGTGATGTGGGCGAACAACGAGACCGGAGCGCTGTTCCCGGTCGAGCGGCTGGCCGTCATGGCACATGAGGCCGGCGCGCTGTTCCATACCGACGCCGTCCAGGCGGTCGGCAAGGTCCCGCTCGATCTGAAGGCGACCGCGATCGACATGCTGTCGTTGTCGGGACACAAGCTGCACGGACCCAAGGGCATCGGGGCGCTATACCTGCGCAAAGGTACGAAATTCAATCCGCTGATTCGTGGCGGACCCCAGGAGCGGCGGCGGCGCGGCGGCACGGAGAATGTACCGGCCATCGTTGGATTGGGAAAAGCAGCCGAGCTGGCGCTGACACAGATGCAGGACGAGCAGGCCGGCGTTCGTGCCCTGCGCGACCGTCTTGAATACGGCATCCTCAAGCTCGGCAATTGTTCGGTACTGGGGGACGCGGACAACAGACTTCCCAATACCTCCAATATCGCCTTCGAGCATCTCGAAGGCGAAGCCATCCTTCATCATTTGAACCGGGCGGGCATCGCAGCTTCGCTGGGCTCGGCCTGCGCCTCCGGTTCGATGGAGCCGTCGCACGTGCTGCGCGCGATGAATGTGCCGATGGCGGCACTGCGCGGCGCTATCCGGTTTTCACTGTCGCGCGACAATACGATCGATGACGTCGTCTGCGTATTGAATTTGCTGCCGGAGATCATTGCCAGGCTGAGGGCGTCGTCGCCGTCATGGCAGGAGCGCGCACATATCACGGCGAATCCATCCCGGTCCACGGAGCTGACCTCATGA
- the nifT gene encoding putative nitrogen fixation protein NifT, giving the protein MKVMIRRSPETGLSIYVPKKDLEEPIVESEHESLWGGWIRIANGWVLDLPEMAVGTSLPITVNARKRGQESED; this is encoded by the coding sequence ATGAAAGTTATGATTCGCCGTTCTCCTGAGACGGGGCTTTCGATCTACGTACCGAAAAAGGATCTCGAGGAGCCGATCGTCGAGTCCGAACACGAATCGCTGTGGGGCGGCTGGATCCGCATCGCCAACGGCTGGGTACTCGATCTGCCGGAAATGGCGGTGGGCACCTCGCTTCCCATCACGGTCAATGCCCGCAAACGCGGCCAGGAAAGTGAAGACTGA